A region from the Lolium perenne isolate Kyuss_39 chromosome 4, Kyuss_2.0, whole genome shotgun sequence genome encodes:
- the LOC127297222 gene encoding probable glycosyltransferase 4 → MAEEEDPERRGRHNPMSNVPIIPVIMFLAPCAFFLFTSDLGLPRIRIEYSSRDAPASAPAKKPLRQLTDRPYTLGAAVSDYDAHRAAWLAAHPRFPASVAPGRPRVLVVTGSSPRRCSKPDGDQLLLRAFKNKADYCRVHGFDIFYSNVVLDAEMSGFWTKLPLLRALMVAHPETELFWWVDSDVIFTDMLFEPPWGKYARHNLVLPGWDDAVYDAKSWLGTNAGSFVIRNCQWSLDLLDAWAKMGPRGPVREHYGKIFGEALSNRGAYEADDQSAIVYLLVTERERWGDKVFLESSYVLHGYWKGIVDRYEELRSKWRPGLGDDRWPLVTHFVGCKPCGGQGASYDAAECRRGMERALNFADDQILNLYGFQHRSLNTTAVHRVRNDTGRPMDADDEEIGRLLHPTFRAARPS, encoded by the coding sequence AtggcggaggaagaagatccgGAGCGGCGGGGCAGGCATAATCCAATGTCCAACGTCCCGATCATTCCGGTCATCATGTTCCTCGCGCCGTGCGCGTTCTTCCTGTTCACGTCAGACCTGGGGCTCCCGCGCATCCGCATCGAGTATTCAAGCCGCGACGCTCCGGCCAGCGCGCCCGCGAAGAAGCCGCTGCGCCAGCTGACCGACCGGCCGTACACGCTGGGTGCGGCCGTGTCGGACTACGATGCCCACAGAGCGGCGTGGCTGGCCGCGCACCCGCGGTTCCCGGCCTCCGTCGCGCCGGGGCGGCCGCGCGTGCTGGTGGTCACCGGATCGTCGCCGCGGCGGTGCAGCAAACCAGACGGCGACCAGTTGCTCCTCCGCGCGTTCAAGAACAAGGCGGACTACTGCCGCGTCCACGGCTTCGACATCTTCTACAGCAACGTGGTGCTGGACGCCGAGATGTCGGGGTTCTGGACGAAGCTGCCGCTGCTGCGCGCGCTGATGGTGGCGCACCCGGAGACGGAGCTCTTCTGGTGGGTGGACTCCGACGTTATCTTCACGGACATGCTGTTCGAGCCGCCGTGGGGCAAGTACGCGCGCCACAACCTGGTGCTCCCCGGCTGGGACGACGCGGTGTACGACGCCAAGAGCTGGCTCGGCACCAACGCCGGCAGCTTCGTGATCCGGAACTGCCAGTGGTCGCTGGACCTCCTCGACGCGTGGGCGAagatggggccgcgcggcccggtGCGCGAGCACTACGGGAAGATCTTCGGGGAGGCGCTGTCGAACCGGGGGGCGTACGAGGCGGACGACCAGTCGGCGATCGTGTACCTGCTGGTGACGGAGCGAGAGAGGTGGGGGGACAAGGTGTTCCTGGAGAGCTCCTACGTGCTGCACGGCTACTGGAAGGGGATCGTGGACAGGTACGAGGAGCTGCGGAGCAAGTGGCGGCCGGGGCTCGGCGACGACCGGTGGCCGCTCGTCACGCACTTCGTCGGCTGCAAGCCGTGCGGGGGCCAAGGCGCGAGCTACGATGCCGCGGAGTGCCGGCGAGGCATGGAGCGCGCGCTCAACTTCGCCGACGACCAGATACTCAACCTCTACGGCTTCCAGCACCGGTCGCTCAACACCACGGCCGTGCACCGCGTCAGGAACGACACCGGACGGCCGATGGACGCGGACGACGAGGAGATCGGCCGGCTCCTACACCCGACGTTTAGAGCCGCTAGGCCATCGTAA